The following is a genomic window from Desulforegula conservatrix Mb1Pa.
ATTCTGACTGATCCGTCCTTTTCCTGATAATTTTCAAGTATTGCGGCTACTGTTCTGCCAACAGCGAGGCCTGAACCGTTCAGGGTATGAACATATTCTGTGCCTTTCTTTCCTGTCCGCTTGAACCTGATGTCTCCGCGTCTTGCCTGGAAGTCTTCAAAATTGCTGCATGAAGAAATTTCCCTGTATTTGTCCTGGGAAGGCATCCATACTTCTATGTCATAGGTTTTAGCTGATGAGAAGCCCATGTCTCCGGTGCAGAGTGTTATTACCCTGTATGGGAGTTCAAGTCTTTTAAGAACTTCTTCAGCATCCAGAAGAAGCTTTTCAAGTTCTTCGTATGAAGTTTCGGGAGGCACGAGCTTAACAAGCTCAACCTTGTCGAACTGATGCTGACGTATAAGGCCCCTCGTATCTTTTCCGTATGATCCTGCTTCTGATCTGAAGCACGGAGTCTGTGCAACATAATACTTTGGAAGATCTTTTTCCTCTATTATTTCCCCTTGATGGATATTCGTTACAGGAACTTCGGCGGTTGGAATCAGAAAATAATCAGTCCCTTCAATTTTAAACAGATCCTGTTCGAATTTTGGCAGCTGACCTGTCGAAGTCATGCTTTTTCTGTTCACCATGAAGGGAGGAAGAACTTCCGTATACCCACTTCTTGAGACATGGAGATCCACCATGAAGCTTATTAGAGCTCTTTCAAGCCTTGCTCCAAGTCCGAAATAAAGGGGGAATCTGGCTCCGCTTATTTTTGCGGCACGCTCAAAATCGAAAATCTTCAATGCTTCGCCGATATCCCAGTGAGCTTTTGGCTCAAAATCAAATACAGGAAGGGCTCCGATCTTTTTGATTTCTATATTGTCGTTCTCGTCCCGTCCCACTGGTACTGATTCGTGGGGGATATTGGGGATGGTATAAAGGATATTTTTGATTTTTTCTTCGTTTTCATTTATGATGCCTTCGAGCTCTTTGATTCTGGTTGATACGTCTCGCATTTCAATCACAAGGCTTTCAGCATTTCCGCCGCTTTTTTTAATCCGTGCAATTTCTTCAGAAACAGTATTACGGCGGTATCTTAAAGTTTCTATCTCTGTGAGAGATCCCTTGCGCAGATCTTCGCTTTGGGCAAAAGAGTCAAGATCCACGTCTGTATTGCGTTTCTGCATGGCCTCACGCACCACAGATAAATTTTGTCTTACAAACTTGATTTCAAGCATATTAATACCTATATTTTATTACCTGTTTTTTTATTATTATAAATCTTATTATAATCAGGCAGATGAAGATAAAGTGTGATAAAAACTTGGAAAAATTAGCACGCGCCTTATGGGCAGTCAATAAATAAAAGGCTCAGACAGGCAAAGCATCACCCAAGAGAATGATTTGAGAAGTATTCTGGATACCCAAGCACTGGAGAAAAGGAAAATGTCTGTTATCGAAACTGTGGAAAAAAGGCTCAGCGCTTTTTCAGAAGAAGAACTCGCTCAAAAAAGGAAGAAATTAGAAGATCGGCTGTTTGATTTCGCTAATTTTGTGGAGTCAAAAATAATCCTTTTCTACATGCCTGTGGGATTGGAGGTCGACACAACAGCAATAATCAACAGAAGCTTTTCAAGAAAAAAGATAATCGCACTGCCCAATTTTGAATCTGAAAAAATCAAGATTGAATTTTTTAAGGTGGATGATCTTTCAACAGAGCTGAAAAAAGGTTCTGACGGAAGATTTGAGCCTGATCCTGCCCTTTGTAAGTCAATACCAGTGAGGAATATTGACATTGCAATCATACCCGGAGCGGCATTCGACGAAAAGGGTGGCAGGATTTCACTAGACACAGGCTATTATGACAAGCTTATTGCAAGATTGCCAATCACAACAAGAAAAATAGCCATTGCCCTTGAAGAACAGATTGTTCCCCAGATCAGCATGGATTCGAAGAGTAAATATGTTGACATAATTGTGACTGACAAGAGGATCATTTACAAAATATAGTAGATTTTACTTATCAAGACTCGTGTAAATATTCAGGATGGTCTGGATATTCCTTCAAGATGTCTTATTATCCGGTATTTAAAAGAGATGGGCTCGCTAAAAGTCAAAAAATGGCTTTAGCGTCATGCCGGAATTGATCCGGCATCTTTGTATTTTCAGGTACTTCTGGATTCCTGCCTGTGCCGGAATGACGAGAATCGGACTTTTTCCGACCTTGTCAAAAGAAACATAATCCCTAAACCGTCTTTTCATGGCCACTAAATCCATGGATAAGGCGGTTTTCTTCATGTTTTTTATCTCAGGGATTCCAAATTCATGGGAATACTGCTATTAGCTGTTGAACCCCGGACAATATCACAGCAGAATATGATTTTGCGAACAGATGTCTGTCAATAGCAGTCTATTAGGATTTTATGCAGAACCGCGAAGCAAAATATAAGCGCCTCAGGGAGGAAATGGTATTCAGGCAGCTTGAAATGAGAGGCATAAGTGACCCTCTCGTTCTTGATGCGATGAGAAGTGTTCCACGCCATCTTTTTGTAAGTGAGGCATTGATGGATCAGGCATATGGTGATTACCCGCTTCCCATAGGTGAGCAGCAGACAATCTCCCAGCCTCTCATAGTCGCTGAAATGACCCAGGCCATAGGAATAGGGCCGGATGACAGGGTTCTTGAAATTGGAACCGGATCAGGTTATCAGGCTGCCATTTTATCAAGAATAGCTTTCAGGGTTTATACTGTTGAGCGGATTTATTCCCTTTATGCAAGAACAAGAAAGCTTTTTGACCAGCTTCAGTATTATAATATCGTAACAAGATATTCTGACGGAACCAGCGGATGGAAGGAAGAATCACCATATGACGCCATCGTTGTGACAGCTGGCGGCCCTGAAGTTCCTGAGCCTTTGGTAAAGCAACTTGCTGTGGGAGGAAAGCTTATTATTCCTGTTGGGGATAAATATACCCAGGAATTGATCAAAGTCACAAGGACAGAAACCGGCGTAAAAAGAGAAAGCCTTGGGTCATGCCGATTTGTAAAGCTTATAGGCGAGCATGGCTGGAAAGAATGAAAATGGATTTGAGATTTTTGATTTAAAGAACAAAAAATCTAACCCCGGATTTATTTTCTAAACCACTCCTGAACAAAATCTTTAAATGCCCGGCAAATTGGCGACTGGGTTCTCTCGCTGTGACCAGTTAGATAAAAACTCCTTGAAAGCCTGATTCCTTCGATATCAATTGCTGAAAGAGACCCTGCCTTGATTTCTGAAGCTGCGGCAAGTCTTGAAATAATGCTTACTCCGAGTCCGCTTTTAACAGCTTCTTTAACAGCCTCGGTGCTTCCCATTTCAGCAGTGATATTCAGGTTTTCCCTGGAAACGCCTTTTTCTTCCATATGGGACAAAAATGATTTCATGGTTCCTGAGCCGGTCTCCCTCATTATAAAAGGCTCGCTGCTCAGTTCTTTTGCGTAAACAGGCCCTTTGCCTTTGGCAGCCCATGGGTGGTCAGGCGGGGTTATAAGGCATAGTTCGTCTTCGATTATTTTTTCCTGCCATATTTTCCTGTCCAATGTCTGTGCACCGACAACAGCAAGCTCGAAGTCTCCGGAAAGTATGTGGGAAATAATCTCATCGGTTGAAGAAATGTTCAGGGATATTTTTGCTCCGGGATATTTTTTGATGAATCCTCCAACGATCCTTGGGAGAATATAACCTCCCGGAATTGTGCTGCCGCCTATTTTCAGGTTTCCCTTTATTGCTCCCTGAAATTCAGCCATCGCAGCTTCGGTTTCATCTTTAAGATTGATAAGCTTTTTAGCGTATGAGTAAAGAAGCTCTCCTGATTTTGTCGGCGCGGCCTCCTTTCCCATCCTGTCGATCAGTTTGCAGCCAAGATAGTCTTCAAGATCCTTGATATGGCTGCTTATTGTCGGTTGGGAAAGATGAACCGCCTTACCCGCTTTTGAAAAGCTTTTGAGTTCGATTACCTTGAGAAAAATATTAAGTTGCCAAAGATCCATTTTATTGTCCTGCCTGCATGGATGCTATTTTTATCAGGAGTCTTTCATTGACGACCGGGGTGACCATGGATGAGACATCACCTCCAAAAAGCGCAGCCTCTTTTATTACAGATGAGCTTGTAAAAATCCATCTCAGACCGGTCATGAGAAAAATGGCTTGCACATCTTTATTCAGTCTTCTGTTCATCATGGCCATCTGGAACTCAACCTCGAAATCAGACACGGCCCTTAGCCCCCTTATCACCGCGCAGGCGTTTTTCTGGACTGCATAGTCAACAAGAAGACCTCCGAAAGAATCGACTTCCACATTGGGCATGTCAGGAAGGCTCAGCCTTATCAGCTCTTTTCTTTCCTCTACAGAGAAAAGTCCCTTTTTGTTGGGGTTTTTTAGGACAGCGACTATTACCCTGTCAAAAATACACAGGGATCTTTCAATTATGTCTATATGACCGTTTGTGAGAGGATCAAATGAGCCAGGATAAATTGCGATTCTTTCCATATAGTCTGCTTTTTGAAATTGTAATTTAAGGAAGCCAGACAAGGCCGACTGTTTTGGTTTTCATGTTCATACCATATATCTCAGGATAGAGACAATATTCTTGCCGTACCGTCTGTCTTTTTCCATGGAGTAGAATTCTTCTATCCCTTTAAGATCAATAGGTTCATCTTTTGAATGCTGTACTATTACGCATGCTTCTGACGCAATTGATCCGCAAATGCCAAGGTGCTTGAGAGTCGTTTTTACAAGATTTTTTTCATATGGAGGGTCAAGGAAAACCATATCAAATTTATTATCCATGTCTTTGATGCAGTTTAAATTCTTTTCAATATCCCATCTTATTAGCTTTGCCTTATCAGCTATGCCGCAATGTTCTAAATTTTTGCGTATTGTTTCTGCTGCTGATAATCCGTTTTCAATAAGAACGGCACTATCTGCACCTCTACTCAATGCTTCAATGGCTATTGCTCCTGTACCTGCAAAAAGCTCCAGAAAGGAAGCCCCCTTTATTTCATGACCAATGATGCTGAATATGGCCTCCCTCACTTTGTCAGATGTTGGGCGTGTCGAGAGACCCGGAAGAGACGCTATTTTTTTCCCTTTCAGGCTTCCGCTGATGATTCTGAGATTCATTTATTTTTTATTCTCTAAAAGTTCGCTGAGACGTTCTTCTGTGATGCCAAGGGATGCAGCAGCTTTTTTTGTATCTCCTGCACATGCCTGAATCCGCCGGGTAGCAAAATCCGTCTCAAACCTGATGAGGGCATCTTCAAGGAGTTCGCTGTCGATGGAATTCATGTTTTCTGCCGGAGCAAGTTCAGATGATTTCTGTCCGTTATAAGGCACAGGAATGTCATCAATGTCTATAAGATTTTTTGATGACATGATTGTGAGTCGTTCGACCAGATTTTTGAGTTCCCTAACGTTTCCCGGCCAGTTGTATTCGGCAAGCAGTCCGAGCGCCTTGTCAGTGAACTGTATCTGCGGCTTGTTGCATGCCTCTGATGCCTTATAAAGAAAAATTTCGGCAAGAACCGGAATGTCCTCTTTTCTGTCCCTCAGCGGAGGAACTTCGACCGGAACAACATTAAGTCTGTAATAAAGATCCTCTCTGAAATTGCCGGATGATATTTCTGTCTCCATGTTTT
Proteins encoded in this region:
- the serS gene encoding serine--tRNA ligase encodes the protein MLEIKFVRQNLSVVREAMQKRNTDVDLDSFAQSEDLRKGSLTEIETLRYRRNTVSEEIARIKKSGGNAESLVIEMRDVSTRIKELEGIINENEEKIKNILYTIPNIPHESVPVGRDENDNIEIKKIGALPVFDFEPKAHWDIGEALKIFDFERAAKISGARFPLYFGLGARLERALISFMVDLHVSRSGYTEVLPPFMVNRKSMTSTGQLPKFEQDLFKIEGTDYFLIPTAEVPVTNIHQGEIIEEKDLPKYYVAQTPCFRSEAGSYGKDTRGLIRQHQFDKVELVKLVPPETSYEELEKLLLDAEEVLKRLELPYRVITLCTGDMGFSSAKTYDIEVWMPSQDKYREISSCSNFEDFQARRGDIRFKRTGKKGTEYVHTLNGSGLAVGRTVAAILENYQEKDGSVRIPEALQPYMGGIKRIANE
- the rsmD gene encoding 16S rRNA (guanine(966)-N(2))-methyltransferase RsmD, translating into MNLRIISGSLKGKKIASLPGLSTRPTSDKVREAIFSIIGHEIKGASFLELFAGTGAIAIEALSRGADSAVLIENGLSAAETIRKNLEHCGIADKAKLIRWDIEKNLNCIKDMDNKFDMVFLDPPYEKNLVKTTLKHLGICGSIASEACVIVQHSKDEPIDLKGIEEFYSMEKDRRYGKNIVSILRYMV
- the coaD gene encoding pantetheine-phosphate adenylyltransferase, producing MERIAIYPGSFDPLTNGHIDIIERSLCIFDRVIVAVLKNPNKKGLFSVEERKELIRLSLPDMPNVEVDSFGGLLVDYAVQKNACAVIRGLRAVSDFEVEFQMAMMNRRLNKDVQAIFLMTGLRWIFTSSSVIKEAALFGGDVSSMVTPVVNERLLIKIASMQAGQ
- a CDS encoding 5-formyltetrahydrofolate cyclo-ligase; translation: MSVIETVEKRLSAFSEEELAQKRKKLEDRLFDFANFVESKIILFYMPVGLEVDTTAIINRSFSRKKIIALPNFESEKIKIEFFKVDDLSTELKKGSDGRFEPDPALCKSIPVRNIDIAIIPGAAFDEKGGRISLDTGYYDKLIARLPITTRKIAIALEEQIVPQISMDSKSKYVDIIVTDKRIIYKI
- a CDS encoding protein-L-isoaspartate(D-aspartate) O-methyltransferase; protein product: MQNREAKYKRLREEMVFRQLEMRGISDPLVLDAMRSVPRHLFVSEALMDQAYGDYPLPIGEQQTISQPLIVAEMTQAIGIGPDDRVLEIGTGSGYQAAILSRIAFRVYTVERIYSLYARTRKLFDQLQYYNIVTRYSDGTSGWKEESPYDAIVVTAGGPEVPEPLVKQLAVGGKLIIPVGDKYTQELIKVTRTETGVKRESLGSCRFVKLIGEHGWKE
- a CDS encoding selenium metabolism-associated LysR family transcriptional regulator — translated: MDLWQLNIFLKVIELKSFSKAGKAVHLSQPTISSHIKDLEDYLGCKLIDRMGKEAAPTKSGELLYSYAKKLINLKDETEAAMAEFQGAIKGNLKIGGSTIPGGYILPRIVGGFIKKYPGAKISLNISSTDEIISHILSGDFELAVVGAQTLDRKIWQEKIIEDELCLITPPDHPWAAKGKGPVYAKELSSEPFIMRETGSGTMKSFLSHMEEKGVSRENLNITAEMGSTEAVKEAVKSGLGVSIISRLAAASEIKAGSLSAIDIEGIRLSRSFYLTGHSERTQSPICRAFKDFVQEWFRK